The genome window TGTACGTATTTTTCTCTCCACTCTCTTCTATGGTTCTTCGTGTTCTTCAATAATTCCATACCCATATCTGTAAGTTCAAAAATATTCTTTGAACGTATATCAACCTTATTCACTTTAATTAATCCTTCTTTTTCTAATTGATTTAAGATTGGATATAACGTCCCCTTACTAGGTTTCCAGTGCCCTTCAGTCTTCCCTTCTATTTCCTTGAGTATATCATACCCTGATTTAGGTTTTTTCTTTAAAGAGTAGAGTACATAAAATGTAAGAATCCCTCTGTCCTTTCCATTTTTTGATGAAATTTTCCATAGACCAATCATATGTAAGACAAATTGCTATAAAAGTATATAAATGTTTCGAGTTCGAACAGTTCGAAATCGCAATATAGCTTCTGTAAAAAAACTATCATTAAAATTTATTTTTCTTATACAATTTTAAAAGAGGCGAAATAGAGACAATGCCTGCCTTCTCTGAAGAGAGATGGTTTCATTGCCCAAATGTCTATGAAACTGGTATGCCTTAGAATATCTTTTCCAGGATATTAA of archaeon BMS3Bbin15 contains these proteins:
- the yqjI gene encoding transcriptional regulator YqjI, encoding MIGLWKISSKNGKDRGILTFYVLYSLKKKPKSGYDILKEIEGKTEGHWKPSKGTLYPILNQLEKEGLIKVNKVDIRSKNIFELTDMGMELLKNTKNHRREWREKYVQFRNLFVDVFGEEKVDITSIIFEIKDTAFELSSKNQDKVMEILKKCLSDLKKME